A segment of the Candidatus Kryptonium sp. genome:
GATGTAATTACATCCGTCCAGGAAATCTCAAACGAGGTTCAAGATTTTGAACTTTCACAAAATTATCCAAATCCTTTTAATCTGGAAACTAACATCATTTATTCAATTCCGTTTGATGGCTTTGTTAGTTTGAAGGTTTTTGATGTTCTTGGCAGGGAGGTTTTAAGCGCAGTGAATTCATATCAAAAGTCCGGAAGATATCGTTTGAATTTAAAATTTGATAGTGTTAATTTAAGCTCCGGAGTTTATTTTTACCATCTTGAGGTCACAAATTCAGGGCGACGCATAGTTTCGCCCACAAGAAAGATGATTATTATAAAGTGATTCAAAGTTGATGGAAAAAAATTTACCTTATGATGAAATAAGACGGCGTTTTATAGAATCCGAGGATTTTAACGAAATTTTTGATGCTGTAGAGGAAGCGATAAGGCAGAAAATAGACGATGTTGAACTTTATAGGTTGCTTTTCTGGAACAATTCTCTTTCTGCCGAGGCAATTGCTATGTTTGGGGAGAAAATTGCAAGTGAGTTTCCCTCAATTGCATACGATATTTATATGTGGCTTGCGAGTGTTTTTGAAGTAGTTTATTCAAAATTTGATAACTATGAGGGAGCGTTGAAGTTTTATAGAAAAGCTTCCAAAATCAGACCACAAGAAATTGATCCATATCTTGACGCTGCGGATTGTTACGATCCCGATTTGAATATTCCACCTGCTGAATCTTTAATTGAATTCCTTGTTGAAGGATTAAAATATGTGAGAACTCCTAAACCGATCTACCAACGATTGTATGCTTTACACAAGGCGATCGGAAACGAAGAAATGGCAAGATATTACGAACAAAAGATGAAAGAAGTTTGAGAACCTATGATTTAAAAGGTTATCTGAGCATAGCCACAGCAACACTTTTCTGGGGTTTTTCAGCAACGATTGCTAAGTTTTTATTTAAGCAAGAAGTTGATCTCCTCGCTCTCGTTCAAATGAGATCAACTCTTTCGTTTATTGTTTTGTTTCTCGTCCTTTCTGCGTTCAAAAGAGAATATATGAAAATTTCAATAAGCGACATTCCGAAGTTTGCTTTGCTTGGTGTGATTGGAATTGCGGGTTCAAATTTTACATATTACTTTACATTAAACGAGATAAATGTCGCCACAGCGATAATTATGCAGTATACTGCTCCAGTTCTCGTTGTTCTTTATGGGGTGCTGTTCGGAAGTGAAAAAATCACATCTGTTAAGGTGCTCTCTGCTTTTCTTTCGTTATTTGGATGTTCGCTTGTGGTTCGGATTTTTGATGTGCAATTTCTAAACATAAGTAAAATTGGCATAGTAAGTGGCGTTGCCTCAGCTTTGTGCTGGGCATTTTTCAATATCTATGGCAAAAAAGTTGGATTTAAATACAACACTTGGACAAACCTCACATTTGGATTAATGTTTGCGGGAATTTTTTGGCTTTTCTTCAATCCACCGTGGAAGATCCTTGAAGCAAATTACTCGGTAAATGATTGGCTTATTTTCTTTGTATTCGCGATGATCTCTGTCCTGATACCGTATTTTTTCTATTTTAGTGGTTTGAAACTTATTTTGCCATCATCTGCAATTATAACGAGCACCCTTGAACCAGTTGTCGCAATCGTTTCTGCTTGGATGATTGTTGGGGAAAGGTTATCTTTAATTCAAATTTTAGGAGCGATCTTTGTCTTGAAATCGGTCATTTTGTTGCAAGTTGCAAATAAACAAAGAGGCACAAGTTGAGGACAGAAAGAAGGATTGAAAGGATAAAATATGTTCTATCTCATAGACAGGATGATTTAACCGTTGTCGTTGAGAACATTCACGATCCGCATAATGTTAGCGCAATTATAAGAACTTGTGATGCGGTTGGGGTTTTTATGATAAATCTCGTTTATACAATTGAAGAATTTCCAGACATCGGGAAGAAATCAAGCGCCGGGACGATGAAGTGGGTTTACAGGAGAAATTTTAAAAGCATTGATGATTGTTATAATACATTGAGAAGCGAAGGATTTAAAATTTATGCAACTAAAATTGTTGAGAACGCTAAATCTCTTTATGAACTTGACTTAACTCAAAAGGTTGCCTTCGTTTTTGGAAACGAGCATCGCGGCGTTTCTGATGAGGCAAGTGAAAAAGCAGACGCAATTTTCATGATCCCTATGTTCGGAATGGTTCAAAGTTTGAATGTTTCGGTTGCTTGCGCTGTAACTCTTTATGAAACATTGAGACAGCGACTTTACGCAGGACATTACGATAAACCGAAGCTAAAACCAGAACTTTTTGAAAAAATTTTTCTTGAATGGCTTGAAAAATAAAAGATGGATCAATCTATGTTAATTGATACACACGCACATATTTACTGGGAAAGCTACAACGAAGATAGAGAAGAGATGTTGAAAAGAGCTATTGATTCAGGGGTTAAATATATCATTTGCCCCGGGACAGATATTGAAACAAGCGTGAAAGCAATTGAGCTTGCAGAAAAATACGATTTTGTCTATGCTGGGGTTGGCTTTCATCCACACGATGCGATCAAAGCAGGAGATAGAGAACTTGAAAAGATTGAAGAGTTAAGCTATCATCCAAAGGTTGTCGCAATAGGTGAAATTGGACTTGATTTTCATTACAATTTTTCGCCAAGAGAAAAGCAAATTGAGGTTTTTAAAAAACAAATTCAAATTGCCAAACGAAGAAATTTACCAGTTATAATTCACAATAGGGAATCACATAAGGAAATTTTTGAAGTTCTTGAATCAGAAATAGATGATAAATGGACAGGTTTCGGCAAACTTGCTGATGGGAAATTGCCACCACCGCGAGGTGTATTTCACGCATTTAGTGGAACGGTTGAAGACGCATGGAGAGCGATAAAGCTTGGATTTTATATTTCAATTCCAGGTGTTATAACTTTTAAAAACGCTCAAAATTTGATTGATGTTGTACGGGAAATCCAGCCGGAGCATTTGCTTGTTGAAACCGATTCACCGTTTCTTACACCACATCCGTTTCGCGGAAAGAGAAATGAGCCGATGTATGTTAAATTTGTCGCTGAAAAAATTGCACAAATTCAAGGACTGACGGTTGAAGATATTGAAAGGACCACTAGCTTCAATGTCTATCGCCTTTTCAGAATCGGACCAAAACCCGAGCCAAGGATCGCATATAAAATTAGAAATTCACTTTGTCTTAATGTAACATTGCGGTGTAACGCAGATTGTATTTTCTGCGATAGAAAAGGCGAAGCGATTGTTAAAGGCTACTTCTTAAAAATTGATCGCGATCCAACAGTTGAAGAATTTATAAAGGAAATTGGGGACCCAAAACAATATGATGAAATTGTCTTCGTTGGATATGGCGAGCCAACGATACGACTTGATGTTGTAAAAGAGGTTGCTAAATATGTTAAAGAACGCGGCGGGAAAACTCGTCTTGATACAGATGGACATGGGAACATAATCAACAAAAGAAACATAGTTCCAGAACTTGTTGGTTTAATTGATGTCGTATCAATAAGTTTAAATTCAATTGACCCAATTGAATACGGGAGATTGATGAACATAGATGGTGAGAAGTTTCATCCAGCAATGATTGAATTTGCAAAAGAATGTAAAAAATATGGAATTGAAACAATAATGACAATCGTTGGAGTTGATGGGATTGATGTTGAAAGGCACAAAAAATTCGTTGAGGAGGAGCTGGGTTTGAAATTTAAATATAGACCACTCTTTTAATTATGCCAAGCATATTTGACATACTTGGACCTGTGATGATAGGCCCATCAAGTTCACACACTGCTGGAGCTGCAAAATTAGGTTATATCGCAAGGCAACTTCTTGGATCTGAACCAAAACGAGCAGAGATAACCTTGTATAATTCGTTTGCAAGAACTTACAAAGGTCATGGGACAGATAGGGCAATTATTGGTGGAATTCTTGGCATCAAACCAGACGATGAGAGGTTGAGAAACTCGCTTGAGATAGCGAAAGAAAATGGTTTGAAATATGAGTTCAAACTCATAATGAAAGCTCCAAAACTTCATCCGAACTCTGCACGAATTAAATTATACGGTTCTGATAACAATGAAATTGAGATGGTTGGTTCATCGCTCGGTGGCGGAAGAATTGAAATTGTTGAGATAGAAGGTTTCAAGGTGAGCTTCTCGGTTATGACTCATACCATCGTTATAATTGCTGATGATATCCCAGGAAGTATCGCGCACATAAGCGGGGCGATCGCGGAGAAAAATATAAACATCGCAAATATGTTCGTCTCGCGCGAGGAAAAACTTGCAAACATGATAATTGAGGTAGATCAAGATGTTCCTGATGAGGTGCTTGAAAAGATTCGTTCTTTTGGATGGGTTCACTATGTTCGTTTGGTTGAGCCAATTTATTAACAAAAAATTTTGGAGCATAAGCTATGGAGATAAATTCTTTTGAAGATATTTTAAAGCACTGTCGCGAGCTGAAAGCGACAATCCCTGAAGTTATGATTGAGTATGAGGTTCGTAAAACTGGGAGAACGCGTGAGCAAGTGATTGAAGGTGTAAGAAGAATTTTAAATGTTATGATAGAGTCGGTAAATAATGGCTTAACCCGCGATGTTAAATCTCCAAGTGGTTTGTTAAACAATTACGCCAAAAAGGTATATAATGCAAAGATCAATGTTTTAACTGTGAATTTCCAAAGGGCAATTGCAAGAGCTATGGCTGTTAGCGAAGTTAACGCTTGCATGGGCAGGATCGCAGCGGCTCCAACCGCAGGTTCTTCCGGGATCATGCCAGCGGTTATAACAACTATGATGGAAGAGCATGGGATAGATGAAGATAAGGCAATTGAAGGTTTGCTCGTCGCTTCTGCGATCGGTCTCTTAATCGTTAAAAACGCGTCCGTCGCTGGCTCTGAAGCTGGATGTATGGGTGAGACAGGAAGCGCAGCTGCTATGGGCGCAGCTGCTATCGTTTATCTTCTTGGTGGAAACAATAAGCAAATTGAAAGTGCTGCGTCTTTCGCAATTCAAAATACAATGGGGCTTGTCTGCGATCCAATTGCAGGACTTGTTGAAGTGCCTTGTATTTTCAGAAACGCTGTTGGTGTTGCAAACGCTTTCACATCAGCACAAATCGCTCTTTCTGGAGTTGAATCTATCATCCCGCTTGATGAAGTGATATTTGCGATGAACGAGGTAGCGGAATTGATGTCCCCGAAACTTAAGGAAACAGCGCAGGGAGGTCTTGCAAATACAAAAACAGCAAGGGAAATTCAGCGAAGGTTCATATATCAAATTGATTTAGGAAAATAAATCTCTTTTGAGATGACATTTTTAAATCCAGCTTTTCTGTTCGCACTTGTTGCCTCTGCGATCCCAGTTCTAATTCATCTATTCAACCTCCGCAGGTTGAGAACGGTTGAGTTCAGTAGTGTTAAGTTTTTAAAAGAGCTCCAACGCTCAAGGATTCGTTCTTTAAAAATAAAACAAATAATTCTTCTGATCATTCGTGTCCTTGCTATCGTTTTCTTGGTCCTTGCTTTTTCAAGGCCTGTGATAAAAGGCTATCTTTTCAAGCCAATCATCGCAGGGCAAGCAAGAAGCAGTGTTATCCTGATAATTGACAATACCTTGAGCATGGCTTCAACTGACGAGAACGGAAGCTTCATCAATCAAGCAAAATCAGTTGCACAAGGCATTGCGGATGTTTTGAGCGAATCCGATGAGTTCGCACTAATCCGCATGTCGGATCTTCCAATTGTTGCTACCGATGGATTTATACACAATGTTTCTTTTTTTAGAAAGCTTATTGAAGAAACAGAATTCACATATACACACAAAAAACTCTATGAAGCGCTCGCAGTTGCGAGCGAGCTTATTGAAAAAGCAAAGAATTTAAATCGCGAAATTTACATAATTTCTGATCTTCAAAAGAGCGAATTTGAGTTTTCACTTGACACTTTAAATCGCAAGATCAAAATCCCTCCAGATGTTCGTGTTTTTTTAGTAAATGTTGGCGAATTCGGAGGACAAAATTTTTCCGTTGATAAAATTGAAATAAAGAACAAGATAATTTTCCCGGGGCGAACTCTCGGTCTTGACGCAATTGTTTCAAACCATGGGCAAAGCGATGTCTCAAATTATGTCGCAAGCGTTTTTCTAAATGGTAGAAGAGTTGCGCAGAAAAGCGTAAACATTAAAAGCGGTGAATCACGGCTGATTGATTTTAATATCTTAACAGAAGATCTGTCGGGATTTGTTGAAGGTTTCGTTGAAATAGAAGATGATAACTTCAGCTTTGACAACAGACGATTTTTCACCTTTTTCATACCGACCGGGATAAAACTTTTGCTTGTAGGAAATGACGAGGATCTTAGATTTTTAAAACTTGCTCTTTCAACAGTCCAGGAGATATACAGGAGAGAATTTTTCAAGATAACACAGGCATCGTTTCAATCCTTGGGGCGATTTGAATTTTCAAATTTTGATGTTGTCTTCCTTGTGAAGCCAACTCAAATTGATAGGAGCGTTTCCGATAGATTGAGAAATTTTGTTTCAGATGGCGGTGGGGTTGTGATTTTTATGGGTGGATTTGCGAATTTCCAAAATTTAAATCAGAATTTTAATTCCGTTTTTAAATTGCCTGAGTTTGAAGGGATAGTGAAGCAAAAAATGTTTTTTTCAAAAGTTGATTTGAATCATCCAATTTTTGAGAATGTCTTCACGGAAGCGCCCAAGAAATTTGACTCCCCAGAGGTAAGAGAATATGTCAAGTTTAAAACAAATTATGGTTTTACATCCATTGTTGAATTTTCGGATGGAAGTCCGTTTCTAATTGAAAAATCTGAGGGAAGCGGTAGAATTTTAATTTTTACAACTGAACCAACCGATAGAGTTTCAGATTTACCTTACAAGGGGATCTTTGTCCCGCTCGTTTTTCAGTCGGTTCTGTATTTAACAACTCCAACTGGGCTTAAACCTGAATATGCAATTGGTGATACAGCTGAATTTAGAGTTGATTTGATCAAAAAGTTTTATGGGCAAAGTTTTAAAGACTTAAAACTTGTGCGACCAGATGGTAGCGATTTCGCTTTCGGATCAAATGGAAATTTTGTGAGGATAGGCCAAGCGACGATTCCAGGAATTTACGCCATATCAAGCGGTGGAAGAGGGGATATCTTGAAATTTGCTTTTAATCCGCCAGCGGAGGAGTTTGAATATGAGAAAGAAAATGAAAAAGAAATCACCTCTTTCCTTGAAACCTTTGGAGTGAAACAATATAAAACACTTGGATATTCAGAGCGTAAGATCAAAGATGAAATTTTAAGGGCAAGGTATGGGATTGAATTGTGGAAGTTCTTCCTTGCGCTTTCAATCTTGATGTTTCTTGCCGAAAGTTTGATCTCAAGAAAAATGTGAATTCATAAAAAACTTAAATTTAACGCACAAATGAAAGTTGAAATTAAACATTTAATTCTTCACAACTCTTCAGGGGATCGGATAACAGCGAATGTTCATTTTGTTGGCGACTTTTTACCAGCACCTGTCGTAGTTTATTCGCATGGTTTCCTTGGATTTAAAGATTGGGGTTTCATCCCGTATGTCGCGGACAAATTCGCTGAAAATGGTTTTGTATTTGTGAGGTTTAACTTTTCACACAACGGAATTAGCGAAAATCCTAACAAGATAACAGATTACGACAAACTTGCGAGAAATACCATCTCAAAGCAACTTGAAGATTTAACTGCGGTGATTGAATATGTTTTTTCAAAAGAATTTAAAATGCTAAACAATGGTCAATTGTTTTTGCTCGGACATTCGGCTGGCGGTGGTATCTCAATTATAAAGGCAGTTGAAGATGAAAGAGTTAAAGCGATCGCCTTGTGGGCTTCAGTATCAACATTCCAAAGATACAGCAGACATCAGATTGAAGAATTGGAAAAAAATGGTTATATTTTTGTGCGTGTTCCCGATTCTATGATTCAAATTAAAATTGAAAAGATAGTTTACGATGATTTCGTTAAGAATCAGGAAAGGTATGATGTCGTGAAGGCGATTTCAAAATTGAAAATCCCGATTTTAATTATTCACGGATCAGCTGATGTAATAGTGCCATTGATTGAGGCGGAGAGATTGAAAAATGCGAACCCGGAACATACGAAACTTGTTTTAATTCCAGAAGCAAATCACTTTTTCAACATAAAGCATCCAATGGATCAACCAAGTCATCAACTTATCAAAGTTGTTGAAGAGACGGTTTTATTTTTTAAAGAACCAACTTTTAAAAACAAAAACCTTGTGCGAGATGAAGCAGATAAAAGCATTATCAATTGATCTATCACGAGCGACAACATTAACGAACGCATTATGGGTGCTTGCATTTGCAAGCCTTACATTTCTTGGAGCGAAGATAGAAATCCCAACTTATCCAGTTCCTTACACATTGCAAACCATGTTTGTGCTATTAAGTGGAGCTTTTCTTGGTCCGTATCTTGGGGCTTTGAGTCAATTTATATATCTTGGTCTTGGATCGGTTGGTTTGCCTGTTTTCGCAGGACCAACAGCTGGATTTGTTAAACTGCTCGGACCAACTGGTGGATATCTTCTTGCTTTCCCGATTTCAGCTTTCATCACAGGTTACCTTGTTAGGTTGAAAAATGGATTTGGGTGGGTTCTTTTCTCAATGTTTTTAGGATTAATTTTGATCTTCGTTTTTGGCACGATTCAGTTAAATCTTGTCTTGATTAAGAATTGGAGCGAAGCAATTAAATCTGGATTTTTGATTTTTTCGGTTTGGGATTTGGTGAAGCTTTTCGCATCTGCTTCAATTTTCTATAGCTTGAGGAGATTTTCAAAATAAAGGTCAAGATTGGCAAATATGCACTTAACAGAGACATTAATGTGGATTTTGTTCAATGTTTTCGTTCTTGGCATGCTTGCGCTTGATCTCGGGGTATTTCATAGGAAGGCGCATGAGGTCAAGTTCAAAGAAGCTGTTATATGGAGCATCGTTTGGATTGCTTTAGCTCTTGCGTTCAATGTCCTTGTCTACTTCTGGCACGGAACTCAATCCGCGCTTGAATTTTTAACAGGTTACCTTGTTGAGAAATCTCTGAGCGTTGATAATATATTCGTCTTCTTGATGATATTTACATACTTTGGTGTTAGCCCGATGTATCAGCACAAAGTTTTGTTCTGGGGAATTCTTGGCGCAATAATCATGAGAGCGATCTTCATATTCGCTGGAGTGACATTGATAAAAATTTTCCATCCGATAATTTATATCTTTGGTGCTTTTCTAATTTTCACAGGTATAAAAATGGGATTACAAAAGGACAGGGAGATACATCCTGAAAGAAATCCCGTTTTGAAGGTTTTTCGTAAATTTTTCAGCATCACTCCGGATTATGTAGATGGGAAATTTTTCGTAAGACAAGGGAAGAAACTAATTGCAACTCCGCTTTTCGTTGTCCTTCTCGTTGTTGAAAGCACGGATGTCGTTTTCGCTGTTGATTCAATCCCGGCGATAATTGCGATAACTCGTGATCCTTTCATAGTTTATACATCAAACATATTTGCAATTCTTGGTTTAAGGGCTCTTTATTTTGCGATCGCTGGATTTGTTAAGTTGTTTAGGTATTTTAAATATGGTTTATCAATCGTTCTTGTCTTCATCGGCATAAAGATGTTGATTTCCGATTTTTATAAAATTCCAACGGTGATTGCTCTTATTACTGTTTTCAGCATAATTACGATTTCAATCCTCGCGTCAATTATAATTCCAGAGCCGAGGCCAGCTCTTAATCCAGCCGGCAATCCAGGCGAAAAAGAGAAGGAAAACAAAAGTTAAAAAGCAAAAATGGGGTTGGCACAATTAACAACTCAGACGGTAGGTTTCCCTATAACGCGGCTTAGAAGGTTAAGGATGACAGAACAATTTAGAAAAATGGTAGCTGAAACACAGCTTTCAACCGATGATTTTATTTATCCGCTTTTTGTCTGTCCAGGTGAAAATGTTAAGAGAGAAGTTCGTTCAATGCCAGGTGTTTATCAGCAATCAATAGACAACATAATTCGTGAATGCGAGGAGGTATATAAACTTGGTATTCCAGCGGTGATCTTGTTTGGTATTCCGGAAAGAAAGGATGAATTTGGCTCCGAAGCTTATGATGAAAATGGTATAATTCAAAGGGCTGTTAGAGCTTTGAAAAAAGAAATACCGGAGCTTGTCGTCATAACTGATGTTTGCTTGTGTGAGTATACATCGCACGGGCACTGTGGAATAGTTAAAGAAGTCGCCCCAGGTAAATATGAAATTTTAAATGACGAAACAGTTGAACTTTTGGCCAAAGAGGCTTTAACTCATGCGGAGGCGGGAGCAGATATGGTAGCTCCAAGTGATATGATGGATGGGAGGGTTTTAGCGATAAGAAAAATTCTTGATGAGAATGGTTTCCAAAATGTTCCCATAATGTCATATGCTGCAAAGTATGCATCTGGATTTTATGGACCATTTAGAGAGGCAGCTGAGTCTACCCCAAAGTTTGGTGATAGAAAAAGTCACCAGATGAACCCGGCTAATTCGGATGAGGCGATGAGGGAAATAGCACTTGATATCCAGGAGGGAGCAGATATAGTTATGGTTAAACCAGCGCTTGCTTATCTTGATGTGATTTACAGAGCAAAGCAGGAATTTAAAGTTCCAATTGCAGCATATCAGGTCAGTGGTGAATATTCAATGATAAAAGCTGCTTCTCTAAATGGGTGGATAGACGAACAGCGAATAATGATTGAGACATTGACAGCGATAAAGAGAGCAGGTGCTGATTTGATCTTAACATATTTTGCTAAAGATGCTGCGAAAATTTTAAAAAGTGGGAGTTGAAAAATCCGCAGAAAAAGTTTGCAAATTCTCCGTTGGAAAAAATTATAAAAACTAATTCCACAAGGAGGCGTAATGGCTAAAAGAGAGCGCTGGGCTACAAGAATTGGGTTGATACTTGCAATGGCGGGAAATGCAGTCGGGCTCGGAAACTTTCTTAGATTTCCAGTTCAGGCTGCACAAAATGGCGGGGGAGCATTCATGATCCCATATTTTGTTGCTTTTCTCTTGCTTGGTATACCTCTTATGTGGGTTGAATGGGCTATTGGAAGATACGGGGGAAAATTCGGACACGGAAGCGCTCCAGGAATGTTTGATGCTATGTGGAAAGCTCCGATTTCAAAATATCTCGGCGCCCTTGGTCTTTTTATTTCAACAGTTATAATGATCTATTACACATACATTGAATCGTGGACGCTTGCCTTTAGCTTTTTCTCTATTACCAAGGCCTATTTCGGTGAGACGACATTTGAAGCTATGAGAAGTTTTTTGCATAGTTATCAAGGCATAGAGAAAAATTATTTCCAAAGCATTCTTCCTGCTTACTTTTTCATGTGCTTAACTCTCTTCCTTAACTTTTTTATACTTTACCGTGGCATTTCAAGAGGCATTGAGATGTTTGCAAAAATAGCGATGCCGATGCTTTTCCTTTTCGCAATTATACTTGTTATAAGAGTTGTAACTCTCGGGACTCCAGATCCAGTGAACTATCCAGAACGAAGTGTTGAAAGTGGTTTCGCTTTTATTTGGAATCCCGATTTTTCAAAACTTGATGATGCAAAGATATGGCTTGCAGCTGCAGGTCAAATTTTCTTTACTCTTAGCGTCGGTATGGGAACGCTTCAAGCGTATGCAAGTTATCTAAGGGAAACCGATGATATTGCTTTAAGCGGTCTTTCAACGGCGTCAACGAATGAGTTTGTTGAAGTAATCCTTGGTGCAAGCATTGCAATACCTGTTGCGGCTGCATTTTTTGGAATTGAAGCGACTCAAGAAATTGCAAAGGGAGGTGCGTTCAATCTTGGCTTCGTTTCAATGCCGATAATCTTTCAAAAATTGCCATTCGGTGAGTTCTTTGGATTTCTCTGGTTTTTGCTTCTTTTCTTTGCTGGAATAACTTCATCTGTTGCGATGGCTCAACCTTTAATTGCATTTTTAAAAGAAGAGTTTGGAATTTCACATGGTAGAGCGACTGCTTTGATCGGTTTCTTCGTTTTTATCGCAATTCAATTTGTTGTTTTCTTTTTGGAGCATGGGTTCCTTGATGAAATGGATTATTGGGCTGGGACATTTGGGCTTGTCCTTTTTGCCTTGTTTGAAATTATAATTTTCGCTTGGATCTTTGGAATGGATAAAGGTTGGGCTGAAATTACAAAAGGTGCAGATATAAAGGTGCCACGAATTTTCTACTACATCATCAAATACATCACACCGCTCTATCTTCTTTTCATCATGATAAACTGGTTGATTCAAGATGCTATACCAACATTTTTGATGGAAGGTGTAAATCCCGAAGATGTTCCCTATAGATGGGGTGCAAGAGCGTTGATGCTTTTGGTATTCATTGTTATTATTCTGCTAGTTAGAACTGCGTGGAAAAGA
Coding sequences within it:
- the hemB gene encoding porphobilinogen synthase codes for the protein MGLAQLTTQTVGFPITRLRRLRMTEQFRKMVAETQLSTDDFIYPLFVCPGENVKREVRSMPGVYQQSIDNIIRECEEVYKLGIPAVILFGIPERKDEFGSEAYDENGIIQRAVRALKKEIPELVVITDVCLCEYTSHGHCGIVKEVAPGKYEILNDETVELLAKEALTHAEAGADMVAPSDMMDGRVLAIRKILDENGFQNVPIMSYAAKYASGFYGPFREAAESTPKFGDRKSHQMNPANSDEAMREIALDIQEGADIVMVKPALAYLDVIYRAKQEFKVPIAAYQVSGEYSMIKAASLNGWIDEQRIMIETLTAIKRAGADLILTYFAKDAAKILKSGS
- a CDS encoding sodium-dependent transporter, whose amino-acid sequence is MAKRERWATRIGLILAMAGNAVGLGNFLRFPVQAAQNGGGAFMIPYFVAFLLLGIPLMWVEWAIGRYGGKFGHGSAPGMFDAMWKAPISKYLGALGLFISTVIMIYYTYIESWTLAFSFFSITKAYFGETTFEAMRSFLHSYQGIEKNYFQSILPAYFFMCLTLFLNFFILYRGISRGIEMFAKIAMPMLFLFAIILVIRVVTLGTPDPVNYPERSVESGFAFIWNPDFSKLDDAKIWLAAAGQIFFTLSVGMGTLQAYASYLRETDDIALSGLSTASTNEFVEVILGASIAIPVAAAFFGIEATQEIAKGGAFNLGFVSMPIIFQKLPFGEFFGFLWFLLLFFAGITSSVAMAQPLIAFLKEEFGISHGRATALIGFFVFIAIQFVVFFLEHGFLDEMDYWAGTFGLVLFALFEIIIFAWIFGMDKGWAEITKGADIKVPRIFYYIIKYITPLYLLFIMINWLIQDAIPTFLMEGVNPEDVPYRWGARALMLLVFIVIILLVRTAWKRRENKFGVAE